The following are encoded together in the Candidatus Dadabacteria bacterium genome:
- a CDS encoding 30S ribosomal protein S15 — MSEHVKRAPKDNHSRKGLVSMVAKRRKLLNYVKRVRPEEYGKLIETLGLRR, encoded by the coding sequence CTGTCCGAGCATGTGAAAAGAGCGCCCAAGGATAACCATTCAAGAAAGGGACTGGTTTCCATGGTTGCCAAGAGAAGAAAACTGCTCAATTACGTAAAGAGAGTGAGACCGGAGGAGTACGGTAAGCTGATTGAGACCCTTGGACTAAGAAGATAA
- the pnp gene encoding polyribonucleotide nucleotidyltransferase, protein MEADLFGAKLRLETGRLAKQASGAVLASCGGTTVLATVVASEEKIEDDFLPLTVNYQEKSFAAGKIPGGYFKREGRPSEKEILTSRLIDRPVRPLIPKGFSYSTQVIVTVISADGKNATDVLSVIASSAALMVSDIPFAGPIAALTVGKVDGELVINPSPEQLETSTMEITVAGTEDAIVMVEGGAKEVSEAEVVEALMVAHDGIKEIASFQNRFVEGIGKEKREVPAVETDDALESEVRSSALPSLEQGIVADSKDGRKKLINQAYEETVKKLIEERPEDKSKIDKAFDELIKDSVRSKIVEGTRPDGRDYTTVRPIWGEVGLLERTHGSALFTRGETQAIVVTTLGSSYDEQRIDALEGDQTRSFMLHYNFPPYSVGETSFRLGPGRREIGHGALAARAIKPVLPDKEDFPYTIRIVSEILESNGSSSMATVCGSSMSLMDAGVPISAPVAGIAMGLIKEGDNFVVLSDILGDEDHLGDMDFKVAGTQSGITALQMDIKITGINEDVLTTALAQAKDGRMHILGKMEEVISRPKEELSEYAPRILTIQVKPDKVKVVIGSGGKTIKQIVEDTGAQIDIQDDGLVKIFSPDYEACKKAEGIIKRIVEDIVAGKLYVGVVKRILDFGAIVELGPGKDGLLHISELENRRVEKVTDILNEKDEVLVKCLAVERDGRVRLSRKAALDQNIEDYRVSD, encoded by the coding sequence ATGGAAGCGGATCTGTTCGGAGCTAAGCTGCGCCTTGAAACAGGAAGGCTTGCCAAGCAGGCAAGCGGGGCGGTGCTCGCTTCCTGCGGAGGAACTACGGTGCTTGCCACGGTTGTTGCTTCGGAAGAAAAAATAGAAGATGATTTTTTGCCGCTTACGGTTAACTATCAGGAAAAATCATTCGCAGCCGGGAAAATTCCCGGAGGTTATTTTAAGAGGGAAGGGCGTCCCAGTGAAAAGGAAATCCTTACGTCAAGGCTTATTGACAGGCCGGTAAGGCCGCTTATACCCAAAGGCTTTTCTTATTCCACCCAGGTTATAGTTACGGTTATTTCCGCTGACGGTAAAAACGCTACGGACGTTCTGTCGGTAATAGCGTCTTCAGCGGCGCTCATGGTCTCAGATATACCATTTGCCGGACCCATAGCGGCTCTTACCGTCGGAAAAGTGGACGGCGAGCTTGTTATAAACCCCTCTCCCGAGCAGCTTGAGACCAGCACTATGGAGATAACTGTCGCGGGCACAGAAGATGCTATTGTGATGGTAGAGGGTGGCGCGAAGGAAGTAAGCGAGGCCGAGGTGGTCGAAGCTCTTATGGTTGCCCATGACGGGATTAAGGAAATCGCTTCTTTCCAGAACCGTTTCGTTGAAGGAATCGGGAAGGAAAAAAGAGAGGTTCCCGCTGTCGAAACGGATGATGCGCTTGAAAGCGAGGTTCGTTCATCTGCGCTCCCTTCTCTTGAGCAGGGGATAGTGGCTGATTCAAAGGACGGTAGAAAGAAACTTATAAACCAAGCTTATGAAGAAACGGTAAAAAAACTGATTGAGGAACGCCCGGAAGACAAATCCAAGATTGACAAGGCGTTTGATGAGTTGATCAAAGACTCAGTGAGAAGCAAGATAGTAGAGGGCACGAGACCTGACGGAAGGGACTACACGACGGTAAGGCCCATATGGGGTGAAGTGGGTCTTCTTGAAAGAACCCATGGTTCGGCGCTCTTTACCCGCGGGGAAACCCAGGCCATAGTCGTCACGACCTTGGGAAGTTCATACGACGAGCAGAGAATAGACGCGCTTGAAGGCGACCAGACAAGAAGTTTCATGCTGCATTACAATTTTCCTCCCTACTCCGTCGGAGAGACGAGCTTCCGGCTGGGTCCCGGCAGAAGAGAAATAGGGCACGGTGCACTTGCCGCAAGGGCGATAAAACCCGTTTTGCCGGATAAAGAGGATTTTCCCTACACTATCAGGATCGTTTCCGAAATACTTGAATCAAACGGTTCTTCGTCGATGGCGACTGTGTGCGGTTCCTCGATGTCTCTTATGGACGCGGGCGTGCCTATAAGTGCCCCCGTGGCCGGCATAGCTATGGGACTTATAAAGGAAGGGGACAATTTCGTCGTTCTCTCTGATATTCTTGGTGATGAGGACCACCTTGGGGACATGGATTTTAAGGTGGCCGGCACCCAGAGCGGTATTACCGCTTTGCAGATGGATATTAAGATAACTGGCATAAACGAAGATGTTCTCACAACTGCACTTGCTCAGGCAAAAGATGGCAGAATGCATATTCTCGGGAAGATGGAAGAGGTGATTAGCAGACCCAAAGAAGAGCTTTCCGAATACGCTCCGAGAATCCTTACGATCCAGGTAAAGCCGGATAAGGTCAAGGTTGTTATAGGCTCCGGCGGCAAGACTATAAAGCAGATAGTCGAGGACACGGGAGCGCAGATAGATATACAGGATGATGGTCTGGTCAAGATTTTCTCCCCGGACTACGAAGCCTGCAAGAAGGCCGAGGGCATCATAAAAAGAATCGTTGAGGATATAGTCGCCGGCAAGTTGTACGTCGGCGTGGTTAAGCGCATTCTGGATTTCGGAGCGATAGTCGAGCTTGGTCCGGGAAAAGACGGGCTTCTGCACATCTCCGAACTTGAAAACCGCAGGGTCGAAAAGGTAACCGATATCCTGAACGAAAAGGACGAGGTTCTCGTAAAGTGCCTCGCGGTTGAGCGTGACGGCAGGGTGAGGCTCAGCAGAAAGGCCGCGCTTGACCAAAATATAGAAGACTACAGAGTTTCCGACTAA
- the miaA gene encoding tRNA (adenosine(37)-N6)-dimethylallyltransferase MiaA, producing MSLSREKPKLVVVLGPTASGKTEMALEIAARTGACILSADSVQVYRYFDIGSAKPTEEQRRGIPHFLIDVADPDEDFNAGMYMRLALDRISRLVEGDRKIVVVGGTFLYVKALLHGLLEGVEVDQEFRRRLAQERDEKGVTPLYERLRSVDPVSAERINPNDYVRIERALEVYHTTGERMSDHHQRHGFAEQRFNALKIGLLGERERLRRAIDERVDAMIDRGWVEEVEAIRAKGYGSDLKPMQSIGYKRINEFLDGRLDLKTAVEKIKTDTKRFSKRQSTWLRADEDIKWFDSERGDAPILEACREFFD from the coding sequence TTGAGTCTTTCCCGGGAAAAACCGAAGCTGGTTGTTGTTTTGGGGCCGACGGCTTCGGGCAAGACTGAAATGGCGCTTGAAATAGCTGCCAGAACAGGCGCTTGCATCCTAAGCGCCGATTCTGTTCAGGTCTACAGGTATTTCGATATAGGAAGCGCCAAACCCACCGAGGAGCAAAGACGGGGGATTCCCCATTTCCTCATAGATGTTGCGGACCCCGATGAGGATTTTAACGCCGGTATGTACATGAGGCTTGCCCTTGATCGCATCAGCAGGCTCGTTGAGGGCGACAGGAAAATAGTTGTCGTCGGGGGAACTTTTCTTTACGTAAAGGCTCTTCTTCACGGGCTTCTTGAAGGTGTTGAGGTTGATCAGGAATTCAGAAGGCGCCTCGCACAAGAGAGGGATGAAAAAGGAGTAACGCCGCTTTACGAAAGACTTCGGTCTGTAGACCCGGTGTCCGCAGAACGGATAAATCCGAACGATTACGTGAGAATTGAGCGGGCACTTGAGGTATATCATACTACGGGAGAGCGCATGTCGGATCATCATCAGCGCCACGGTTTTGCAGAACAGAGGTTTAACGCGCTTAAGATAGGTCTCCTCGGGGAGCGGGAGCGGCTGCGCCGCGCTATAGACGAAAGGGTTGACGCAATGATCGACCGCGGCTGGGTTGAAGAAGTAGAAGCTATAAGGGCCAAGGGATACGGATCCGACTTAAAGCCTATGCAGTCTATAGGTTACAAACGGATAAACGAATTTCTGGACGGTCGGCTTGATTTGAAGACGGCGGTTGAAAAAATAAAGACGGATACGAAAAGGTTTTCCAAAAGGCAGTCCACTTGGCTTCGCGCGGATGAAGACATAAAGTGGTTTGACTCCGAAAGAGGGGATGCCCCGATACTTGAGGCATGTAGAGAGTTTTTCGACTGA
- a CDS encoding cytochrome c-type biogenesis protein CcmH: protein MNCFFRKILSAGVFLSLAFFIAFQVDADTLEDQIAEISGELMCPVCEGQSVAESNAQLARDMRAVIKTKLLEGKSKEEIIDYFVSSYGETILASPPPKGFSVILWLLPVLSVLIGAAIILRTIYSYKVEEKK from the coding sequence GTGAACTGTTTTTTTCGCAAGATCCTGAGCGCGGGGGTTTTTTTGTCCCTAGCCTTTTTTATCGCCTTCCAGGTGGATGCGGACACACTTGAAGACCAAATAGCCGAAATATCAGGAGAACTCATGTGTCCAGTGTGCGAGGGGCAGAGCGTTGCGGAATCAAACGCCCAGCTTGCCAGAGACATGAGGGCTGTCATAAAAACAAAACTGCTTGAAGGCAAGTCAAAGGAAGAGATAATAGACTATTTCGTCTCAAGCTACGGAGAAACTATTCTCGCGTCCCCCCCACCCAAAGGATTCAGCGTCATATTATGGCTTCTACCCGTGCTTTCTGTACTTATCGGCGCGGCAATAATCCTGAGAACGATTTACTCATACAAAGTCGAGGAAAAAAAATAG